Proteins encoded by one window of Polyodon spathula isolate WHYD16114869_AA chromosome 16, ASM1765450v1, whole genome shotgun sequence:
- the LOC121329290 gene encoding phosphopantothenate--cysteine ligase-like isoform X2, which produces MASSGSACSPTADCRMEAEFAVPAQVEAAGKQMAEFARHHCSEGRRVVLVTSGGTKVPLESRTVRFLDNFSSGRRGASSAEYFLDSGYAVIFLHRHHSLYPYSRKYAGVNLLDTLRASLEQGPGCISHRVEVDQGKLPHIVSVLQRYQAVKEARLLLAVEFNTLSEYLHLLKAAAQALSPIGSNAMFYLAAAVSDFYIPASEMPEHKIQSSDGPLQITMKMVPKMLSPLVKDWAPKAFVISFKLETDPSILVGRARRALDMYRHQAVVANVLDTRRGYVVIVTRDTQTELLLSDEEEQREVEIEEKIVSNLSTAHTSFIEEQG; this is translated from the exons ATGGCGAGCTCTGGATCTGCATGTTCACCCACAGCGGACTGCAGGATGGAAGCAGAGTTTGCTGTCCCGGCACAAGTGGAGGCGGCGGGCAAGCAGATGGCAGAGTTTGCCCGGCATCACTGCTCAGAAGGCCGGAGGGTGGTCCTGGTCACCTCAGGAGGCACCAAAGTCCCCCTGGAGTCCAGGACTGTTCGTTTTTTGGATAATTTCAGTAGCGGGCGGCGGGGTGCCTCGTCAGCTGAGTATTTCTTGGACTCTGGCTATGCTGTGATCTTCCTGCACCGCCACCACTCCCTCTACCCGTACTCCCGGAAGTATGCTGGCGTGAACCTGCTTGACACTCTGAGGGCCTCCCTGGAGCAGGGGCCTGGGTGCATCTCGCACAGGGTGGAGGTGGACCAGGGCAAGCTGCCTCACATCGTCTCTGTCCTGCAGCGCTATCAGGCTGTGAAGGAAGCACGGCTCCTGCTGGCAGTGGAGTTCAATACGCTCTCGGAGTACCTACATCTGCTCAAGGCAGCTGCACAGGCTCTCAGTCCAATAG GGTCCAATGCCATGTTTTACCTGGCTGCTGCTGTTTCCGATTTCTACATTCCCGCTTCGGAAATGCCTGAACACAAGATCCAATCCTCCGATGGGCCTCTGCAG ATCACTATGAAGATGGTTCCAAAGATGCTGTCCCCCTTGGTGAAGGACTGGGCACCCAAGGCGTTTGTGATCTCCTTTAAGCTGGAGACTGATCCGTCCATCCTGGTGGGGCGCGCCCGCAGAGCGCTGGACATGTACCGGCACCAGGCTGTGGTAGCCAATGTGCTGGACACGCGGCGGGGCTACGTGGTGATCGTGACCCGGGACACCCAGACTGAGCTGCTGCTGTCTGACGAGGAGGAGCAGAGGGAGGTGGAGATCGAGGAGAAGATAGTCAGCAACCTGTCCACAGCTCACACCAGCTTCATAGAGGAGCAGGGCTAA
- the LOC121329290 gene encoding phosphopantothenate--cysteine ligase-like isoform X3, with protein sequence MKMVPKMLSPLVKDWAPKAFVISFKLETDPSILVGRARRALDMYRHQAVVANVLDTRRGYVVIVTRDTQTELLLSDEEEQREVEIEEKIVSNLSTAHTSFIEEQG encoded by the coding sequence ATGAAGATGGTTCCAAAGATGCTGTCCCCCTTGGTGAAGGACTGGGCACCCAAGGCGTTTGTGATCTCCTTTAAGCTGGAGACTGATCCGTCCATCCTGGTGGGGCGCGCCCGCAGAGCGCTGGACATGTACCGGCACCAGGCTGTGGTAGCCAATGTGCTGGACACGCGGCGGGGCTACGTGGTGATCGTGACCCGGGACACCCAGACTGAGCTGCTGCTGTCTGACGAGGAGGAGCAGAGGGAGGTGGAGATCGAGGAGAAGATAGTCAGCAACCTGTCCACAGCTCACACCAGCTTCATAGAGGAGCAGGGCTAA
- the LOC121329290 gene encoding phosphopantothenate--cysteine ligase-like isoform X1, which translates to MASSGSACSPTADCRMEAEFAVPAQVEAAGKQMAEFARHHCSEGRRVVLVTSGGTKVPLESRTVRFLDNFSSGRRGASSAEYFLDSGYAVIFLHRHHSLYPYSRKYAGVNLLDTLRASLEQGPGCISHRVEVDQGKLPHIVSVLQRYQAVKEARLLLAVEFNTLSEYLHLLKAAAQALSPIGSNAMFYLAAAVSDFYIPASEMPEHKIQSSDGPLQAGQPHSLLGSVITMKMVPKMLSPLVKDWAPKAFVISFKLETDPSILVGRARRALDMYRHQAVVANVLDTRRGYVVIVTRDTQTELLLSDEEEQREVEIEEKIVSNLSTAHTSFIEEQG; encoded by the exons ATGGCGAGCTCTGGATCTGCATGTTCACCCACAGCGGACTGCAGGATGGAAGCAGAGTTTGCTGTCCCGGCACAAGTGGAGGCGGCGGGCAAGCAGATGGCAGAGTTTGCCCGGCATCACTGCTCAGAAGGCCGGAGGGTGGTCCTGGTCACCTCAGGAGGCACCAAAGTCCCCCTGGAGTCCAGGACTGTTCGTTTTTTGGATAATTTCAGTAGCGGGCGGCGGGGTGCCTCGTCAGCTGAGTATTTCTTGGACTCTGGCTATGCTGTGATCTTCCTGCACCGCCACCACTCCCTCTACCCGTACTCCCGGAAGTATGCTGGCGTGAACCTGCTTGACACTCTGAGGGCCTCCCTGGAGCAGGGGCCTGGGTGCATCTCGCACAGGGTGGAGGTGGACCAGGGCAAGCTGCCTCACATCGTCTCTGTCCTGCAGCGCTATCAGGCTGTGAAGGAAGCACGGCTCCTGCTGGCAGTGGAGTTCAATACGCTCTCGGAGTACCTACATCTGCTCAAGGCAGCTGCACAGGCTCTCAGTCCAATAG GGTCCAATGCCATGTTTTACCTGGCTGCTGCTGTTTCCGATTTCTACATTCCCGCTTCGGAAATGCCTGAACACAAGATCCAATCCTCCGATGGGCCTCTGCAGGCAGGACAACCCCATTCATTATTAGGAAGTGTG ATCACTATGAAGATGGTTCCAAAGATGCTGTCCCCCTTGGTGAAGGACTGGGCACCCAAGGCGTTTGTGATCTCCTTTAAGCTGGAGACTGATCCGTCCATCCTGGTGGGGCGCGCCCGCAGAGCGCTGGACATGTACCGGCACCAGGCTGTGGTAGCCAATGTGCTGGACACGCGGCGGGGCTACGTGGTGATCGTGACCCGGGACACCCAGACTGAGCTGCTGCTGTCTGACGAGGAGGAGCAGAGGGAGGTGGAGATCGAGGAGAAGATAGTCAGCAACCTGTCCACAGCTCACACCAGCTTCATAGAGGAGCAGGGCTAA